In Sporosarcina sp. PTS2304, a genomic segment contains:
- a CDS encoding cold-shock protein — MEQGTVKWFNAEKGFGFIERGEGEDVFVHFSAIQSEGFKSLDEGQSVTFDIEQGQRGLQATNVQKA; from the coding sequence ATGGAACAAGGTACAGTTAAGTGGTTTAACGCAGAAAAAGGTTTTGGATTCATCGAACGTGGAGAGGGAGAAGACGTATTCGTACATTTCTCTGCAATCCAAAGCGAAGGTTTTAAATCTTTAGACGAAGGTCAAAGCGTAACATTTGATATCGAGCAAGGACAACGTGGCCTACAAGCTACAAACGTTCAAAAAGCTTAA
- a CDS encoding MFS transporter has protein sequence MNHSNKIWTKNFIVLFVINFILALIFFLLVSTIAVFSVENFQTSTSIAGLLSGTFVIGSLFARLGAGRLIHKVGSQKVLLAGLIGFLLTTGLYIFISDITLFFLNRLLHGCSFGIASTATGTIIAQIIPPSRRGEGIGYYSLSTILSTAIGPFLGIFIVTQTANFSLIFLLNFIMAIIILGLYFLVKVPTIETAPQEKKGFSISQFIEFRALPIAIVAMVLGFVYSSIMAFISFYTEEIGLVKAGSFFFLIYACVVLVFRPITGRLMDQRGANLVIYPCLALFASGMLIYSQAHHGYMIILAAILIGFGYGSFNSIAQAIAIKVTPKQRLGLATSTYFMLFDLGLGLGPFTYGLLIPHIGFRGIYLVAFIMILISIVLYFLLHGKRDRQLIPLPTNN, from the coding sequence ATGAATCATTCAAACAAAATTTGGACCAAAAATTTCATCGTTCTTTTTGTTATCAATTTTATACTTGCATTGATCTTTTTCCTACTTGTCTCAACCATCGCTGTATTCTCCGTTGAGAACTTTCAAACGTCTACAAGCATAGCGGGTCTTTTATCTGGAACGTTTGTTATTGGTTCATTATTCGCACGTTTAGGCGCTGGTCGTCTTATCCATAAAGTAGGTAGCCAGAAAGTTTTGTTAGCTGGTTTAATTGGATTTTTGCTGACAACTGGATTATATATTTTCATTAGCGACATCACACTATTTTTTCTCAACCGTCTACTTCATGGATGCTCATTTGGGATAGCAAGTACAGCAACCGGCACAATTATTGCGCAGATCATTCCTCCCTCACGCCGTGGTGAAGGAATTGGCTATTATAGTTTAAGTACTATATTATCTACAGCGATCGGGCCTTTTTTAGGTATTTTTATCGTTACACAAACAGCAAATTTTTCTTTAATCTTTCTCTTAAACTTTATCATGGCGATTATTATATTAGGTCTTTATTTTTTAGTCAAAGTACCCACAATAGAGACTGCACCTCAAGAAAAAAAGGGATTTTCCATCTCGCAATTTATTGAATTCCGCGCATTACCTATTGCTATAGTTGCTATGGTACTTGGTTTTGTTTACTCTTCAATTATGGCTTTCATCTCTTTTTACACGGAAGAGATTGGTTTAGTGAAGGCTGGGAGTTTTTTCTTTTTAATTTATGCGTGCGTAGTATTAGTGTTCCGTCCGATCACTGGTCGTTTAATGGATCAACGAGGTGCAAATTTAGTAATTTATCCTTGTTTGGCTCTATTTGCATCAGGTATGCTTATATATAGCCAAGCGCATCATGGATATATGATCATTTTAGCCGCTATACTTATCGGTTTCGGCTATGGTAGTTTTAATTCTATCGCTCAAGCGATTGCGATAAAAGTAACGCCTAAGCAACGGCTCGGACTGGCTACTTCGACATACTTTATGCTTTTCGATTTAGGTCTTGGATTGGGGCCGTTTACGTATGGTCTATTAATCCCACATATCGGCTTTCGTGGAATTTACTTAGTAGCTTTCATTATGATTCTCATCTCGATTGTTCTTTATTTTTTGCTACACGGAAAACGTGATCGTCAATTAATTCCACTCCCAACAAATAATTAA
- a CDS encoding ferredoxin, with translation MSKYSVVDQENCIACGACNSVAEEIFGYHEDGISFVKFGDNNGQIAIPKELEQDLEEAYEGCPSESILIQDCPFLTA, from the coding sequence ATGAGTAAATATTCTGTCGTAGATCAAGAAAACTGCATCGCATGCGGTGCGTGTAACTCAGTAGCTGAAGAAATTTTCGGTTACCATGAAGATGGAATTTCATTTGTGAAATTCGGGGACAATAATGGACAAATTGCCATTCCTAAAGAGTTGGAACAAGATCTTGAGGAAGCATATGAAGGGTGTCCTAGTGAGTCTATTCTCATTCAAGACTGTCCATTTCTAACTGCATAA
- a CDS encoding NAD(P)/FAD-dependent oxidoreductase: protein MVEEKKVYDITVIGGGPVGLFTAFYAGMRELSVNIIESLPQLGGQLAALYPEKYIYDIAGFPKIKAIDLVNNLVEQMAMFEQTINLGQTVQVVEKQPNGEFLVHTESDSYMTKTIIITAGNGAFDYKRLPHEKAELFEGKNLSYFVDDMQKFANKKVCLFGGGDSAVDWAMMLEPIAEKVTIVHRRDKFRAHESTVTQMMNSKVEVLTPFNPKDFIGSERIEEVIIEHTKGEEDIQFDVDDVIVNYGFSSSLGPIKTWGLELEKNSILVNSKMETTIEGIYAAGDICTYDGKVKLIATGFGEAPIAVSNAKTHIDPSAKLQALHSTSVMENKENEKATV from the coding sequence ATGGTTGAAGAGAAAAAAGTATATGATATTACAGTTATTGGCGGCGGACCGGTTGGGTTGTTCACCGCCTTCTACGCAGGTATGAGAGAGCTTTCCGTCAACATCATTGAAAGTCTTCCACAATTAGGTGGCCAACTCGCGGCACTATATCCTGAAAAATATATTTATGATATTGCAGGGTTCCCTAAAATCAAAGCAATAGATCTTGTCAACAATCTAGTAGAACAAATGGCGATGTTTGAACAAACAATTAATCTGGGACAGACTGTGCAAGTTGTAGAAAAGCAGCCTAATGGTGAATTCCTTGTACACACAGAAAGTGATTCGTATATGACTAAAACTATTATTATTACAGCTGGAAATGGTGCTTTCGATTATAAGCGTCTTCCTCATGAAAAAGCTGAACTATTCGAAGGTAAAAACCTTTCATACTTTGTAGATGACATGCAAAAGTTTGCAAATAAAAAAGTTTGCTTATTCGGTGGTGGAGACTCCGCAGTTGACTGGGCTATGATGCTCGAGCCGATCGCCGAGAAAGTAACAATTGTTCACCGCAGAGACAAGTTTCGCGCGCATGAGTCGACCGTCACTCAAATGATGAACTCTAAAGTTGAGGTACTGACACCATTTAACCCGAAAGACTTCATCGGTAGCGAACGTATTGAAGAGGTCATAATTGAACATACAAAAGGCGAAGAAGATATTCAGTTTGATGTAGATGACGTAATTGTAAACTACGGTTTCTCTTCCTCTTTAGGACCAATCAAAACTTGGGGATTAGAGTTGGAAAAGAATAGTATACTCGTCAACTCCAAAATGGAGACTACTATTGAAGGGATTTATGCAGCAGGTGATATTTGTACGTATGACGGTAAAGTGAAGCTGATCGCAACTGGTTTTGGAGAAGCACCAATAGCTGTTTCTAATGCCAAAACACATATCGATCCATCTGCTAAACTTCAAGCGTTACACAGCACTAGTGTAATGGAAAACAAAGAAAATGAAAAAGCAACCGTATAA